The genomic interval GGCAGGTGGATTTGACGAGCTAGATCTAAATACACATAGAGCTCAGTTTTTTAATGATGACGGTGACGGTATTACATTTTTAGAAAAAGCAGTGAAGTATGGCGCTCGTTATCAAGAGAATGAGAACAGCTCGCAAGTAAGTTTATTTGGTGAATCTAGCGAAGTGCAAATACCCGAACCCGAAGTTCCTCCGTGTGAAGAATGGGGCACTATGGAAAAATTAAAGCGTGAAAAAGAAGTGGTAGGTGTTTATATTTCTGGCCATCCACTAGACGACTTTAAAACGGAGATGACTACGTTTTGCAACGCAACGCTCGCTCATTTCAATAGAATGGAAGAGTTAGTCAATCGGGAGCTTATCTTCGGCGGGGTAATTACAGACGTGCAACATCGAGTTTCTAAAAATGGGAAAGGCTGGGCTATGTTTACAGTAGAAGATTTTACAGATACGTTTGAGTTTAGGATGTTTGGAGAAGAATATCTCAAAAATCGTCACTACCTCATCCCAAATAGCTTTATTCACGCAAAAGTGTTTATCAAAGATGGCTGGGTAAATAGAGATACCGGTCGTAAGAGTGAACCTCGCACGCAGTTTAACGCCATCGAAATGTTGCAAGATGTGATGGAGAAGAATGCTAAAAAGCTTACCATTAATCTTGATATTAAAGAAATCGCCGACAACAGAATTGAAGAAATAAAACAAATTCTGGATCAGCACAAAGGTGATGGAAAATTACATTTTCAAGTTTTTGAACCTTCCGAAAAGATATATGTAAAAATGCCTAGTAAGCGTGTTAAGGTTAATATTTGCCAAGAATTACTCGATGAGCTTGAAAAGAATAACGTGCACCATAAATTGAATTGACCAAATATTTATTCCTACTATTTAAATTGGACTAGATATTTTGATAAAGCTACATAAGTGCATCTTTTGACGATTATTTAAAGTTAAATAGTATATTTACCTAACAAACAGTTAGATACCAACACATAATCAAATACATTATGAAAAGTCCCCTACGACTCAGAATTCTTTTTTATAGAAGTCCTTGCTCATTTTTAAGCAATTGACACCATCTGATTTTATTTTTTTATTGATTACTACTACTACTTAATCAGTAATCTTTTCTTTTTCAACAAGGTCAGATCCCTGTTGAATAAATCAATCTTATTAATTCTATTTACTAATAAAAATTCAATTTTATGAAAACTATTATTTATGCCCTATTATTTCTTTTTCTAGGTGTAAACTTTACAGCCTGTACTCCAGAGGCTATCTATGACCAAACGGACACAACTCAAAGTACTGTTCTAGGTGAGGACGCAAATGATCCAGAGGATGAGGATGACATGGACAACGGAATTTAAAATTCAAAAATAAAAACATTAAAATATAACAATATGAAAACTACACTATACATCCTACTATTCTTATTCTTAGCAGTAAACTTTACCGCTTGCACACCAGAAGCTATTTATGATCAGACTGACACAACTCAAAGTACTGTTCTAGGTGAGGACGCAAATGATCCAGAGGATGAGGATGACATGGACAACGGAATTTAAAATTCAAAAATAAAAACATTAAAATATAACAATATGAAAACTACACTATACATCCTACTATTCTTATTCTTAGCAGTAAACTTTACCGCTTGTACACCAGAGGCCATCTATGATCAAGCAGACCAAACCCAAAGTACTGTTCTAGGTGAGGACGCAAATGATCCAGAGGATGAGGATGACATGGACAACGGAATTTAAAATTCAAAAATAAAAACATTAAAATATAACAATATGAAAACTACACTATACATCCTACTATTCTTATTCTTAGCAGTAAACTTCACAGCATGCACACCAGAAGCTATCTATGATCAGACTGACACAACTCAAAGTACTGTTCTAGGTGAGGACGCAAATGATCCAGAGGATGAGGATGACATGGACAACGGAATTTAAAATTCAAAAATAAAAACATTAAAATATAACAATATGAAAACTACACTATACATCCTACTATTCTTATTCTTAGCAGTAAACTTCACAGCATGCACACCAGAAGCTATCTATGATCAGACTGACACAACTCAAAGTACTGTTCTAGGTGAGGACGCAAATGATCCAGAGGATGAGGATGACATGGACAACGGAATTTAAAATTCAAAAATAAAAACATTAAAATATAATAATATGAAAACTACACTATACATCCTACTATTCTTATTCTTAGCAGTAAACTTTACCGCTTGCACACCAGAAGCTATTTATGATCAGACTGACACAACTCAAAGTACTGTTCTAGGTGAGGACGCAAATGATCCAGAGGATGAGGATGACATGGACAACGGAATTTAAGTTTAATTAAACTCTTATCTTAGGAGAATGAATAAAATTATTGTTCTTCTTGTACTAACGGGTTATTTATGCAACTTTAACATATCGGCTCAAAATAACTCTGATTTGCTTTTAGACAGTTTAAAAAAACGGGCAGAAAGCAAGTCACTTTCTTTTGATGAGAGATTACTGGCTTTAGAAAGGATAATACCAATAGCAAAAAATATATCTGATTCTTTATACTTTAGAGTTCTAGACTACAGATTGACATTATTGAACATTTCTGGTAATTATGATGGAGCAATATTAGAAGCAGATAATTTAATTTCGCTATCTAGAAAATCAGGAGAGCCTCAAATAACTGCCGATACCTACAAGAAGAAGGGGAGGCTTTTTGCAAAACAAAAAAAGCAATTACAAGCCTTTAAGAACTATTCTCGCGCTTTAGAGCTATACACAATACTAAAAGATAGTTTAAAATTTGTGATGACCTCTAAAAGTTTGAGTTTTATACAGTCGCAAAAAGGAGATCTTGTAGGAGCAGAATATACTATTGTAAATGCTTTAGATTACAGTAACGCCGTGAAAGACAAATCTGAACTAGCATGGTTTTATGACGTCTTAGGAAGAATATATAGAGAACGTTCGCTTTGGCAGGAAGCTATTCAAAATCATCGAAAGGCTTTGCAACTAGAAAATAGCCCTAAATCTAGAGTATCATTACTTAACAATTATGCCATTACACTTACTAAAGCCAGACGATACAATGATGCAATGAATACATTAAACATCGCGCTAGAGTATAATAGCATAACAGATCCCATTATGCGGTATAGGTTACTTGATAACTTTGCTTTCGTAAAGGGAAAACTAGGCGCAACAGACGCCATTGAACTATTAGAAAAATCCTTAAAATCAAGACAAGAAATTAATGATGCCCCTGGTGAATATGCCAGTCATATCCATCTATCTGAAATCTTTGCATCTCAAAATAATGACACAAAAGCAAGATATCATGCACAACAAGCCTATAACATCGCGCGCCAATTACAAAACACAGAAGCAATAGTAAGAGCACTGGATTTTCTGATTCCTGTAACTGAACAATCAAATGTGCTCTTTGGAGAATATTCAGCACTTTCAGATTCGCTTACCTCAGCTCAGAATAAAGCTAAATTTGAGTTTGCAAAATTACGCTTTGACGTTGAAAAAGCCGAAGAAAGAGAATCTATTGCTCTTAACGCACAATCTGCAAGTGAATTAAGGGAATACAAAGCGGTGAGACGTCGTAACTGGGCCTTTGCTGGACTGATAAGCTTTTTACTAATTGGAACTGTATTTCTCTTATACCAACAAGAAAGAATAAAAAAACAACGCCTTTTAGACACTTACAACACTGAAAAACGTATTGCAAAAAAATTACACGATGAACTGGCAAACGAAATTTATCTTGTGATGACACAATTAGAAGATACTCGTACACAACCAGTTTTAGCAGATAAATTAGAACACATTTATAAGCTAACTAGAGACATCTCAAGGGAAACACAACCTATAAGCACAGACAACTCTTTTTCCAATGAGCTTGCACTGAGTTTGCAAAACTATACATCTGATGATAGAAAATTAATTTTGAGAGGATTAGAATCTGTAAATTGGAATCAAATAGATGGCAAAAAGAAAATAGAAATTTATCGGGTTTTACAAGAACTTATGACGAATATGCGTAAGCACAGTAAGGCCTCTTTTGTAGCGCTGGTATTTAAAGAATTTACTAGTATATTAGAAATCAACTATAGTGATAACGGTAAAGGAGTTTTTCTCAGAGAAAATGTATTAGGTGGGTTAGAAAATATGGATAGCAGACTCGCATCTATAGGAGGAACCATAAAATTTGACTCTGCCGTTAATGAAGGTTTTCGTGCAGAAATTTCTATCCCAATCTAAAAAGAAATATATGTTTAAAAAAGTTTTGGCTGCAGAGGATATAGATAACATAAAGCTAGGTGTAGCCTCCATTTTAGAACAACTGGATATACTTGAAATTACACATGCTCAATATTGTGATGAAGCATATATTAAATTTAAAAAAGCATATGTAACAGACACTTCTTTTGATCTTCTTATCACTGATCTATCTTTTAAAGACTCACATCGAGATGAGAGACTTACTTCAGGCGAGCAACTTTTTAAAGCTTTAAAGGAAGTAGACCCTTCATTAAAAGTAATTGTATATTCTATGGAAGATCACCCACAACGGTTTAACACACTATGGCAATCTGGATTAATAGATGGTTATGTCTGTAAAGATAGAAAGGGCTTAGAAAATCTTAAAGATGCCATTAAAGCCGTATATAGAGATGAAAAATATGTCTCTAAAAACTTGGAAGATGCCGTTAAGCAAAAAAATTTAGTA from Dokdonia sp. Hel_I_53 carries:
- a CDS encoding tetratricopeptide repeat-containing sensor histidine kinase → MNKIIVLLVLTGYLCNFNISAQNNSDLLLDSLKKRAESKSLSFDERLLALERIIPIAKNISDSLYFRVLDYRLTLLNISGNYDGAILEADNLISLSRKSGEPQITADTYKKKGRLFAKQKKQLQAFKNYSRALELYTILKDSLKFVMTSKSLSFIQSQKGDLVGAEYTIVNALDYSNAVKDKSELAWFYDVLGRIYRERSLWQEAIQNHRKALQLENSPKSRVSLLNNYAITLTKARRYNDAMNTLNIALEYNSITDPIMRYRLLDNFAFVKGKLGATDAIELLEKSLKSRQEINDAPGEYASHIHLSEIFASQNNDTKARYHAQQAYNIARQLQNTEAIVRALDFLIPVTEQSNVLFGEYSALSDSLTSAQNKAKFEFAKLRFDVEKAEERESIALNAQSASELREYKAVRRRNWAFAGLISFLLIGTVFLLYQQERIKKQRLLDTYNTEKRIAKKLHDELANEIYLVMTQLEDTRTQPVLADKLEHIYKLTRDISRETQPISTDNSFSNELALSLQNYTSDDRKLILRGLESVNWNQIDGKKKIEIYRVLQELMTNMRKHSKASFVALVFKEFTSILEINYSDNGKGVFLRENVLGGLENMDSRLASIGGTIKFDSAVNEGFRAEISIPI
- a CDS encoding response regulator transcription factor, with the translated sequence MFKKVLAAEDIDNIKLGVASILEQLDILEITHAQYCDEAYIKFKKAYVTDTSFDLLITDLSFKDSHRDERLTSGEQLFKALKEVDPSLKVIVYSMEDHPQRFNTLWQSGLIDGYVCKDRKGLENLKDAIKAVYRDEKYVSKNLEDAVKQKNLVEISNYDIELLGLLSEGSTVEEISDYFQSKNLKPYSKRSIERRLRELKGEFGAKTTIHLVRLLTDLRLI